Below is a genomic region from Methanobrevibacter oralis.
TGGTTCTTCTATAACGGCATCAACATGAATTCCAGATTCATGTCTAAATACATTATTTCCAACAACTGGTTTGTTATAAGGAACATCAAGTCCACTAGCTTCACAGACAATATCAGATAATTCTTTTATATATTTGGTTTTAAATCCTAAATCTTTTCCATACAATATCTTTAAAGCCATTATTAACTCTTCAAGAGATGCATTTCCAGCTCTCTCACCAATTCCATTAACTGTTGTTGAAATTCCATTTGCACCTGCTAAAATACCTGTAATAGAATTTATAACAGCTAATCCAAAATCATTATGGCAGTGAAGTGCAATGTCAATATTTAAATTGTTTACAAGTTCTTTAACTAGAAATTCGATTCCCTGTGGGGTAATAGCTCCAGTAGTATCAGCAATATGGACTCTATCAGCTTTACATTCTTCAGCTTGTGAGTAAATTCTTTTTAAAAAATCAATATCAGTTCTTGTAGCATCTTCTGCAGAAAAAGCAACAAACAATCCATGGTCTTTAGCATAATCAATGGCTTTTTGACTTAAATTCATTGCATCTTGTCTGCCTATGTGCATTTTATGGTCTAAATGAATGTCTGAAGTTCCAATAAATGTAATAATCCCATCTGCATCACAATCAAGTGCAGCATCAATGTCTTCAGTTTTTGTTCTAGTTAATGCAAGAATTTCTGCATCTAATCCTTCACTAGCTATTGCTTTTACAGATTCTCTTTCTTTTGTTGAAACAATTGGAAAACCTGCTTCTATTTGATCAATTTTAAATTGATCTAGTTTTCTAGCTATTTTTAATTTCTCTTCAAGACTAAAACAGACACCAGGGGTTTGTTCTCCATCTCTTAATGTGGTGTCGTATATTGTAATGTCATCTGGAAAATTTAATTCAGTTTCTTTATTATAATGACTTGTATAATATTGCAATAATCTCACTTCTTTAAAATGAATTTAATATAATTATAATTAATTGTTGTTATTATATTATAAGTTTTCTAAAAGTTCTAAATATGAAGTTCTCTCAAAACCATCAGTTATTCCTAATTTTTCAAATAACTTAAAAATACTATTTTGAGCTTCATTATAATCACTATCATCTTCAAGAGATATTTCAATTTCCATATAGGGATCAAGTCCTTCGATATCATCTAAACTTATTTCAAAATTTTCATAATTATAATATTGTCTGTTTTTTTTAACAGTTCTTACTGCTATGAATCCTATTTCTTTAAATATTTCACTACATTTTTTACTATCTTCAATAGCTATTTCAATTTCTTTTCGGGTTTTACTTGATTTATCAATTTTAGGTCCTTTG
It encodes:
- a CDS encoding homocitrate synthase family protein; this encodes MQYYTSHYNKETELNFPDDITIYDTTLRDGEQTPGVCFSLEEKLKIARKLDQFKIDQIEAGFPIVSTKERESVKAIASEGLDAEILALTRTKTEDIDAALDCDADGIITFIGTSDIHLDHKMHIGRQDAMNLSQKAIDYAKDHGLFVAFSAEDATRTDIDFLKRIYSQAEECKADRVHIADTTGAITPQGIEFLVKELVNNLNIDIALHCHNDFGLAVINSITGILAGANGISTTVNGIGERAGNASLEELIMALKILYGKDLGFKTKYIKELSDIVCEASGLDVPYNKPVVGNNVFRHESGIHVDAVIEEPLCYEPYLPELVGQKRQLVLGKHSGCRAVKAKLNECELDVSDDTLIKIVKKVKQTREEGKYINDEVFKKIVKSCK
- the cyaB gene encoding class IV adenylate cyclase — protein: MIEVEVKAKIDNFQDIEDKLNKIGANKSKKEFQEDIYFNSPIVDFIKTDEALRIRTTKENNNKNTFITYKGPKIDKSSKTRKEIEIAIEDSKKCSEIFKEIGFIAVRTVKKNRQYYNYENFEISLDDIEGLDPYMEIEISLEDDSDYNEAQNSIFKLFEKLGITDGFERTSYLELLENL